In Paenibacillus hexagrammi, the following are encoded in one genomic region:
- the rpsG gene encoding 30S ribosomal protein S7, with protein MPRKGPVTRRDVLPDPIYNSKLVTRLINRIMIDGKRGVAQSILYNAFNLVKDRTGKEPMEVFEQAIKNIMPVLEVKARRVGGANYQVPIEVKPERRTTLGLRWLVNYSRLRGEKTMEERLANEIIDASNNTGSSVKKREDTHKMAEANKAFAHYRW; from the coding sequence ATGCCTCGTAAAGGTCCAGTTACTCGCAGAGATGTATTGCCAGATCCGATTTATAATAGCAAACTTGTTACTCGTCTCATCAACCGTATTATGATTGATGGTAAAAGAGGGGTGGCACAGTCCATTTTGTACAACGCTTTTAACCTCGTGAAAGATCGTACAGGTAAAGAGCCGATGGAAGTGTTCGAACAAGCAATTAAGAACATCATGCCGGTTTTGGAAGTAAAAGCACGCCGTGTTGGTGGAGCTAACTACCAAGTGCCGATCGAAGTAAAGCCAGAGCGTCGTACGACATTGGGACTTCGTTGGTTGGTTAACTATTCCCGTCTTCGCGGTGAGAAGACAATGGAAGAAAGATTAGCAAACGAAATTATCGATGCAAGCAATAACACGGGTTCTTCTGTCAAGAAGCGTGAAGATACTCACAAAATGGCTGAAGCAAACAAAGCGTTTGCTCACTATCGTTGGTAG
- a CDS encoding ribosomal L7Ae/L30e/S12e/Gadd45 family protein, translated as MSYDKVKQAKSISIGTKKATKMVEQGKAVEVIVAKDADPRLTIKLVALCKRMEIPIAYVDSMKLLGKACGIDVGAAVAAVVNE; from the coding sequence ATGTCTTATGATAAAGTGAAACAGGCCAAGAGTATTAGCATAGGGACGAAGAAAGCGACTAAGATGGTAGAGCAAGGTAAAGCCGTTGAAGTCATTGTTGCTAAAGATGCAGATCCGCGATTGACGATAAAGCTGGTGGCCCTCTGTAAAAGGATGGAAATACCGATTGCCTATGTAGATTCGATGAAACTACTGGGGAAAGCGTGTGGAATTGATGTTGGAGCTGCGGTAGCAGCTGTTGTAAATGAATAG
- the rpsL gene encoding 30S ribosomal protein S12, whose product MPTINQLVRKGREAKVYKSKSPALQRGFNALKRESTDLSAPQKRGVCTRVGTMTPKKPNSALRKYARVRLTNRVEVTAYIPGIGHNLQEHSVVLIRGGRVKDLPGVRYHIVRGALDTAGVNNRKQARSKYGAKRPKVKK is encoded by the coding sequence ATGCCAACAATTAACCAATTAGTACGTAAAGGCCGTGAAGCTAAGGTTTACAAATCTAAATCTCCAGCTTTGCAAAGAGGTTTCAACGCATTGAAAAGAGAGTCTACTGATTTGAGTGCTCCTCAAAAACGTGGTGTTTGCACTCGTGTAGGCACAATGACTCCTAAGAAACCAAACTCCGCACTTCGTAAATACGCTCGTGTTCGCTTGACTAACCGTGTAGAGGTGACTGCTTACATTCCAGGTATCGGTCATAACCTGCAAGAGCACAGCGTGGTATTGATTCGTGGAGGTAGGGTAAAAGACCTTCCGGGGGTACGTTATCACATCGTACGTGGTGCGCTTGATACAGCTGGTGTTAACAATCGTAAACAAGCTCGTTCGAAATATGGAGCGAAGCGTCCTAAAGTTAAAAAATAA
- the rpoC gene encoding DNA-directed RNA polymerase subunit beta', giving the protein MMDVNNFEFMKIGLASPEKIRSWSRGEVKKPETINYRTLKPEKEGLFCEKIFGPTKDWECHCGKYKRVRYKGVVCDRCGVEVTRQKVRRERMGHIELAAPVSHIWYFKGIPSRMGLALDMSPRSLEEIIYFASYVVTDPGDTPLEKKQLLSEKEYRSYREKYGYAFQAGMGAEAVKKLLQDIDIDREVEMLKEELKTAQGQRRNRAIKRLEVMEAFRNSKNMPEWMVLDVLPVIPPELRPMVQLDGGRFATSDLNDLYRRVINRNNRLKRLLDLGAPDIIVQNEKRMLQEAVDALIDNGRRGRPVTGPGNRPLKSLSHMLKGKQGRFRQNLLGKRVDYSGRSVIVVGPNLKMYQCGLPKEMALELFKPFVMKELVNKGLAHNIKSAKRKVERVSPDVWDVLEEVIKEHPVLLNRAPTLHRLGIQAFEPILVEGRAIKLHPLVCTAYNADFDGDQMAVHVPLSSEAQAEARVLMLASGNILNPKDGKPVVTPSQDMVLGSFYLTTDNKYAKGAGAIIRTVHEAVSSYQSGKAALHARVAIPARALNKTSFTEEQQNAMLITTIGKIIFNEIYPSDFPYINEPTKTNLLNGIPDSHFVFEKGADLRAIMLERPENKAVGKEYLGSIIAECFRKYHTTQTSIILDKIKELGFTYSTKAGITVAVADVVVPSEKVGILKECEEKVRVVTSQYRRGLITDEERYDRVIAIWSKAKDEITDILMKSLDKYNSINMMVESKARGNKSQITQLGGMRGLMANPSGKIMELPIKSNFREGLTILEYFISTHGARKGLADTALRTADSGYLTRRLVDVAQDVIVREDDCGTDKGFTVSRIQDGKEVIEDLYDRIEGRYSFETIRHPQTGETIVQRNELIEANIADAIINAGIEKLQIRSVLSCRSRHGVCKKCYGRNLATGQFVEIGEAVGIIAAQSIGEPGTQLTMRTFHTGGVAGDDITQGLPRIQELFEARNPKGQAIISEIDGIVKDIREAKDRREIEVQGEAESKVYAVPYGSRVRVSVNQQIEAGDELTDGSIDPKEMLRIKGIRGVQNYILQEVQRVYRNQGVEINDKHIEVMVRQMLRKIRIVDAGDTTLLPGSFVDIHEYEEANKVALFAGNEPAVARPILLGITKASLETDSFLSAASFQETTRVLTDAAIKGKVDQLLGLKENVIIGKLIPAGTGMPRYRNIRITDPNEVVAHDEDMEKETVAVE; this is encoded by the coding sequence TTGATGGACGTTAACAACTTCGAGTTTATGAAAATCGGTCTAGCATCGCCCGAAAAAATACGCTCATGGTCCCGTGGGGAAGTAAAGAAGCCGGAAACAATTAACTACAGAACCTTAAAGCCGGAGAAGGAAGGTCTCTTCTGCGAAAAAATCTTCGGACCAACTAAGGACTGGGAATGCCACTGCGGTAAATACAAGCGTGTCCGTTACAAAGGCGTTGTTTGCGATCGATGTGGCGTTGAGGTAACCCGTCAAAAAGTTCGCCGTGAGCGCATGGGCCATATTGAGCTAGCTGCTCCCGTTTCCCATATTTGGTATTTCAAAGGTATTCCAAGCCGCATGGGCTTGGCGTTGGATATGTCTCCAAGATCCTTGGAGGAAATTATCTATTTCGCATCTTATGTAGTAACAGATCCAGGTGACACGCCGCTTGAAAAGAAGCAACTGCTGTCGGAGAAAGAATACCGCAGCTACCGTGAAAAATATGGTTATGCTTTCCAGGCTGGTATGGGAGCCGAAGCTGTGAAAAAGCTTCTTCAAGACATCGATATCGATCGTGAAGTTGAAATGCTGAAAGAAGAGCTGAAGACGGCTCAAGGTCAGCGTCGTAACCGTGCAATTAAACGTCTTGAAGTTATGGAAGCTTTCCGTAATTCAAAAAATATGCCGGAGTGGATGGTGCTGGATGTACTTCCAGTCATCCCTCCAGAGCTTCGTCCGATGGTTCAATTGGATGGTGGACGTTTTGCAACGTCTGACCTTAATGATTTGTACCGCCGTGTTATCAACCGTAACAACCGTTTGAAGAGATTGCTTGACCTAGGCGCTCCGGACATTATCGTGCAAAACGAGAAGCGTATGCTTCAAGAAGCCGTTGACGCGCTGATTGACAACGGTCGCCGCGGCCGCCCTGTAACAGGACCGGGTAACCGTCCACTTAAATCTCTCAGTCATATGCTGAAAGGTAAGCAAGGACGTTTCCGTCAAAACCTTCTCGGTAAACGTGTTGACTACTCCGGACGTTCCGTTATCGTCGTAGGACCAAACCTGAAGATGTACCAATGCGGTCTTCCGAAGGAAATGGCGCTTGAATTGTTCAAACCTTTCGTTATGAAAGAGCTTGTAAATAAAGGTCTTGCTCATAATATCAAGAGTGCGAAACGTAAAGTTGAGCGCGTAAGCCCAGATGTTTGGGACGTTCTTGAAGAGGTAATTAAAGAGCATCCGGTTCTACTGAACCGTGCCCCCACATTGCATAGACTCGGTATTCAAGCTTTTGAACCGATTCTCGTTGAGGGTCGTGCCATTAAACTGCATCCACTCGTCTGTACGGCGTACAACGCTGACTTCGACGGTGACCAAATGGCCGTTCACGTACCGTTATCTTCCGAAGCGCAAGCTGAAGCTCGTGTGCTGATGCTGGCGTCCGGTAACATTTTGAACCCGAAAGACGGTAAACCAGTTGTCACTCCTTCACAGGATATGGTTCTGGGAAGCTTCTATTTGACTACTGATAATAAGTATGCCAAAGGCGCTGGGGCGATCATTCGTACCGTGCATGAGGCTGTTTCGTCTTACCAATCCGGTAAAGCGGCTTTGCACGCACGTGTAGCAATTCCGGCAAGAGCACTTAACAAAACGAGCTTTACAGAAGAACAGCAAAATGCAATGCTAATCACAACAATTGGTAAAATCATTTTCAATGAAATTTATCCGAGTGATTTCCCATACATCAACGAGCCTACTAAGACAAACTTGCTGAACGGTATTCCAGATTCTCACTTTGTATTTGAAAAAGGTGCGGACCTGAGAGCTATCATGCTGGAACGTCCTGAGAATAAGGCTGTGGGTAAGGAATACCTAGGTTCCATTATTGCGGAGTGCTTCCGTAAGTACCACACTACACAAACTTCCATCATTCTGGATAAAATTAAGGAGCTTGGCTTCACGTACTCCACAAAAGCGGGAATTACTGTTGCTGTGGCAGACGTAGTCGTGCCATCTGAAAAAGTGGGCATCCTTAAAGAATGTGAAGAGAAAGTCCGCGTAGTTACAAGCCAATATCGTCGCGGTCTTATCACCGATGAAGAGCGTTATGACCGGGTTATTGCGATCTGGAGTAAAGCGAAAGACGAAATCACAGATATCCTGATGAAGTCTCTAGATAAATACAACTCCATTAACATGATGGTAGAGTCCAAAGCACGGGGTAACAAATCGCAGATTACACAGCTGGGCGGTATGCGTGGTTTGATGGCGAACCCATCAGGTAAGATCATGGAGTTGCCGATTAAATCGAACTTCCGTGAAGGTTTAACGATCCTGGAATACTTTATTTCAACGCACGGTGCCCGTAAAGGTCTTGCCGATACGGCGCTTCGTACAGCAGACTCCGGTTACTTGACTCGCCGACTCGTTGACGTTGCTCAAGACGTTATTGTCCGTGAAGATGATTGCGGAACGGATAAGGGCTTCACTGTAAGCCGTATTCAAGATGGTAAAGAAGTTATCGAGGATCTGTATGACCGTATTGAAGGGCGTTATTCCTTTGAGACGATCCGTCATCCTCAAACTGGAGAGACTATCGTTCAACGAAATGAGCTTATTGAAGCTAATATCGCTGATGCAATTATTAACGCAGGTATTGAGAAGCTTCAAATTCGTTCCGTACTAAGCTGCCGTTCCAGACATGGCGTATGTAAGAAATGCTATGGTCGTAACTTGGCAACTGGACAATTCGTAGAAATCGGGGAAGCTGTTGGTATTATCGCCGCACAATCCATCGGTGAGCCGGGAACACAGCTGACCATGCGTACGTTCCATACCGGGGGCGTTGCTGGAGACGATATTACGCAAGGTTTGCCGCGTATTCAGGAGTTGTTTGAAGCGCGTAACCCGAAAGGGCAAGCGATCATTTCCGAAATCGATGGTATTGTCAAAGATATCCGTGAAGCGAAAGATCGTCGTGAAATCGAAGTTCAAGGTGAAGCTGAATCCAAAGTGTACGCAGTTCCATACGGCTCACGCGTACGTGTGTCGGTTAACCAACAAATTGAAGCTGGCGACGAGTTGACGGATGGTTCGATTGATCCTAAAGAAATGCTCCGCATTAAAGGTATTCGCGGCGTACAGAACTACATTCTTCAAGAAGTACAGCGCGTATATCGTAACCAAGGGGTAGAAATTAACGATAAGCACATCGAAGTTATGGTGCGTCAGATGCTTCGTAAGATCCGTATCGTTGATGCAGGAGATACTACGCTACTTCCAGGATCCTTTGTGGATATTCATGAATATGAAGAGGCCAACAAAGTGGCTCTGTTCGCTGGGAATGAACCAGCAGTTGCAAGGCCTATCCTGCTCGGTATTACTAAAGCTTCCCTTGAAACTGATTCCTTCTTATCAGCTGCATCCTTCCAGGAGACGACTCGTGTCCTGACTGATGCTGCAATTAAGGGTAAAGTCGATCAACTGCTAGGATTGAAAGAGAATGTTATCATTGGTAAGTTGATTCCAGCTGGTACTGGTATGCCTCGTTACCGTAACATTCGCATTACAGATCCTAATGAAGTAGTTGCTCATGACGAAGATATGGAAAAAGAAACGGTAGCAGTCGAATAA
- the rpoB gene encoding DNA-directed RNA polymerase subunit beta has protein sequence MAGHLVQFGRRKRRTYARINEVLGIPNLIEIQQKSYEWFLEEGLREMFQDISPIQDFTGNLVLEFIDYSLGEPKYSVDESKERDVTYAAPLRVKVRLINKETGEVKEQEVFMGDFPIMTETGTFIINGAERVIVSQLVRSPSVYYSTKVDKNGKKTYTATVIPNRGAWLELETDAKDIIYVRIDRTRKIPVTVLLRALGFGTDAEIMDLLGDDEYIRNTLDKDNTDSTEKALIEIYERLRPGEPPTLDNARSLLVARFFDPKRYDLANVGRYKINKKLHIKNRLFNQRLAETLVDPETGEIICEAGQLLDRRTLDEILPHIENGVGNKEFSIPNGVTEEDNIPVQCINVYSPIEDGKIVKVISNGQIDKAVKNITPADIISSINYFINLLHGIGNTDDIDHLGNRRLRSVGELLQNQFRIGLSRMERVVRERMSIQDANVITPQALINIRPVIASIKEFFGSSQLSQFMDQTNPLAELTHKRRLSALGPGGLTRERAGMEVRDVHHSHYGRMCPIETPEGPNIGLINSLSTFARINEYGFIEAPYRWVDPKSSTVTEQIVYMTADEEDNYVIAQANAELTEDGKFVEESIIVRYKDDNLTLPVERVDYMDVSPKQVVSVATALIPFLENDDSNRALMGSNMQRQAVPLLIPKAPLVGTGMEHKVAKDSGVCIVSKFDGIIEKAAANEIWLRRQEMVDGKLVSGNIVKYKLHKFMRSNQGTCINQRPIVKKGQIVKVGDILADGPSTEQGELALGRNVVVAFMTWEGYNYEDAILLSQKLVKEDVYTSIHIEEYESEARDTKLGPEEITRDIPNVGEDALKNLDERGIIRVGAEIGAGDILVGKVTPKGVTELTAEERLLHAIFGEKAREVRDTSLRVPHGTDGIVVDVKVFTRENGDELPPGVNQLVRVYIAQKRKISEGDKMAGRHGNKGVVARILPEEDMPFLPDGTPVEVVLNPLGVPSRMNIGQVLEVHLGFASKLLGIHAATPVFDGAREYDVFDTMEEAGMQRNGKTILYDGRTGEPFEREVTVGVMYMIKLAHMVDDKIHARSTGPYSLVTQQPLGGKAQFGGQRFGEMEVWALEAYGAAYTLQEILTVKSDDVVGRVKTYESIVKGENVPEPGVPESFKVLIKELQSLGMDVKILSGNEEEIEMKEMDDDDEVTSDKLNLNLEGTELGVE, from the coding sequence TTGGCGGGACATCTTGTTCAATTTGGACGACGTAAACGCAGGACTTATGCACGGATTAATGAGGTGCTGGGCATTCCGAACCTGATCGAAATCCAGCAAAAATCGTATGAGTGGTTTTTGGAAGAGGGACTTAGAGAGATGTTTCAGGATATCTCCCCTATTCAGGATTTCACAGGGAACCTGGTGCTAGAATTTATCGATTATAGCTTAGGAGAGCCTAAGTATTCAGTCGATGAATCCAAAGAACGTGACGTGACTTATGCGGCGCCGCTGCGGGTTAAAGTCCGTTTGATTAACAAGGAAACCGGAGAGGTCAAAGAGCAAGAAGTGTTCATGGGGGATTTCCCTATTATGACCGAAACGGGAACTTTTATTATCAATGGCGCGGAGCGTGTTATCGTCTCCCAGCTCGTTCGTTCTCCCAGTGTCTATTATAGCACGAAAGTGGATAAAAACGGCAAAAAAACTTACACAGCAACGGTTATTCCGAATCGTGGAGCATGGCTAGAGCTAGAAACAGATGCGAAGGATATCATTTACGTTCGTATCGACCGTACTCGTAAGATTCCGGTGACGGTTCTTCTGAGAGCTTTAGGTTTTGGTACAGATGCTGAAATCATGGATCTTTTGGGCGACGATGAATATATTCGCAATACGCTCGACAAAGATAACACGGATTCCACGGAAAAAGCATTGATTGAGATTTATGAGCGACTTCGTCCGGGTGAACCACCTACTTTGGATAACGCTAGAAGCTTGCTCGTGGCGCGATTCTTTGATCCGAAGCGCTATGACCTTGCGAACGTAGGTCGTTACAAAATCAATAAAAAGCTTCATATTAAGAATAGATTGTTTAATCAGCGTCTGGCTGAAACATTGGTGGATCCTGAAACAGGCGAAATCATTTGTGAAGCAGGACAATTGCTGGATCGCCGTACGTTGGATGAAATTCTTCCTCATATTGAAAATGGTGTGGGTAATAAAGAGTTTTCTATTCCTAATGGTGTGACAGAAGAGGATAACATTCCTGTTCAGTGCATCAACGTATACTCACCAATTGAAGACGGCAAGATTGTAAAAGTTATTTCTAACGGTCAGATTGATAAGGCTGTTAAGAATATTACACCTGCCGATATTATTTCATCTATTAACTACTTCATTAACTTATTGCACGGTATCGGCAATACGGATGATATCGATCACTTGGGTAACCGTCGTCTTCGTTCTGTTGGCGAGTTGCTGCAAAACCAATTCCGTATCGGTCTGTCCCGTATGGAACGTGTTGTTCGTGAACGGATGTCGATTCAGGATGCGAATGTCATTACACCGCAAGCCTTGATCAATATTCGTCCGGTTATCGCGTCGATTAAAGAGTTTTTCGGAAGCTCCCAGCTTTCTCAATTTATGGACCAAACGAACCCTCTTGCAGAGCTTACGCATAAGCGACGTTTGTCTGCGCTGGGACCCGGCGGTTTGACGAGAGAACGCGCGGGGATGGAAGTTCGAGACGTGCATCACTCCCACTATGGTCGTATGTGTCCAATTGAGACTCCGGAGGGACCGAACATTGGTTTGATCAACTCCTTGTCTACATTTGCCCGCATTAACGAATATGGGTTTATTGAAGCACCGTATCGTTGGGTAGATCCCAAGTCAAGTACAGTAACAGAACAAATCGTTTACATGACTGCGGATGAAGAGGATAACTATGTTATCGCTCAGGCGAACGCTGAATTGACAGAGGATGGCAAGTTCGTAGAAGAATCAATTATCGTTCGTTATAAAGACGATAACTTGACTCTTCCAGTTGAGCGTGTCGACTACATGGACGTTTCGCCAAAACAAGTAGTTTCTGTTGCAACAGCTTTGATCCCGTTCTTAGAAAATGACGACTCCAACCGTGCCCTCATGGGATCGAACATGCAGCGTCAAGCCGTTCCTCTTCTGATTCCGAAAGCTCCTCTGGTTGGTACTGGTATGGAGCATAAGGTTGCCAAGGACTCGGGAGTATGTATTGTGTCCAAATTTGATGGAATTATTGAAAAGGCTGCTGCGAATGAAATTTGGCTTCGCCGTCAAGAAATGGTGGATGGTAAGTTAGTCAGCGGCAATATCGTGAAATATAAGCTTCATAAATTCATGCGTTCAAACCAAGGTACTTGTATCAACCAACGTCCAATTGTGAAAAAAGGTCAAATCGTCAAGGTGGGAGACATCCTTGCAGATGGCCCTTCCACAGAGCAAGGCGAATTGGCGCTTGGACGTAACGTAGTCGTTGCCTTCATGACTTGGGAAGGTTACAACTATGAGGATGCGATCTTGCTAAGCCAAAAGCTTGTTAAAGAAGATGTGTATACATCTATTCATATTGAGGAATATGAGTCTGAAGCCCGTGATACGAAGCTGGGTCCTGAAGAAATCACTCGCGATATTCCGAACGTCGGGGAAGATGCTCTAAAAAATCTTGATGAACGCGGAATCATTCGGGTCGGTGCAGAAATCGGCGCAGGAGATATTCTGGTCGGTAAAGTAACGCCGAAAGGTGTGACGGAGCTGACAGCCGAAGAAAGATTGCTGCATGCGATTTTCGGGGAAAAAGCTCGTGAAGTTCGTGATACGTCACTTCGCGTACCTCACGGTACAGACGGTATCGTCGTAGATGTTAAAGTGTTTACACGTGAGAACGGTGATGAACTGCCTCCTGGTGTTAATCAACTCGTTCGCGTCTATATCGCCCAAAAACGGAAAATATCCGAGGGGGATAAAATGGCGGGACGTCACGGTAACAAAGGGGTTGTGGCGCGGATTCTGCCTGAGGAAGATATGCCGTTCCTACCGGACGGTACACCGGTTGAAGTTGTACTGAACCCTCTGGGGGTACCATCGCGGATGAACATCGGTCAGGTGCTGGAGGTCCATTTGGGCTTTGCCTCCAAACTACTTGGTATTCATGCGGCGACGCCGGTATTTGACGGAGCGCGTGAGTATGACGTGTTCGATACCATGGAAGAAGCTGGTATGCAGCGTAACGGTAAAACCATCTTGTACGATGGACGTACAGGAGAGCCGTTTGAACGCGAAGTAACTGTGGGTGTCATGTATATGATCAAACTAGCACACATGGTTGACGATAAAATCCATGCCCGTTCTACAGGCCCATACTCTCTTGTTACACAGCAGCCATTGGGTGGTAAAGCTCAATTCGGCGGACAACGTTTCGGGGAGATGGAGGTTTGGGCGCTTGAAGCATACGGTGCTGCCTATACACTTCAAGAAATCCTTACAGTTAAGTCAGATGACGTGGTTGGTCGTGTGAAAACATATGAATCCATCGTCAAAGGCGAAAATGTTCCTGAACCAGGTGTTCCAGAGTCGTTCAAAGTTTTGATCAAAGAGCTTCAAAGCTTAGGTATGGATGTTAAGATTCTGTCGGGCAATGAAGAAGAGATCGAGATGAAGGAAATGGACGATGATGATGAAGTCACTAGCGATAAATTAAACCTGAATTTAGAAGGCACCGAATTAGGAGTCGAATAA
- the fusA gene encoding elongation factor G gives MAREFSLKNTRNIGIMAHIDAGKTTTTERILYYTGRVHKIGEVHEGAATMDWMEQEQERGITITSAATTAQWAGHRINIIDTPGHVDFTVEVERSLRVLDGAVGVFSAKEGVEPQSETVWRQADRYGVPRIAYVNKMDIIGADFLGVVDSMRQKLGANAVAIQLPIGAENEFKGIIDLVEEVAYMYKDDLGKDIEKVEVPAEFKDKVAELRLELVEKVAELDEELTMKYLEGEELSIAEIKAALRKGVCEVKIFPVIAGSSYRNKGVQLMLDAVIDYLPAPVDVPDIKGVLDDGTEVVRKSADDQPFAALAFKIMTDPFVGRLTFFRVYSGVLSSGSYVLNATKGKRERVGRILQMHANSRQEISEVYSGDIAAAVGLKDTTTGDTLCDEKNPVILESMNFPEPVIQLAVEPKTKADQDKMGIALQKLAEEDPTFRAHTDEETGQTIIAGMGELHLEILVDRMLREFKVETNVGKPQVAYRETFRAAAKVEGKFVRQSGGRGQYGHCWVEFEPQEAGVGFVFESKIVGGSIPREYIAPIQAGIEESMKNGVLAGFPLVDIKATVVDGSYHDVDSNEMAFKIAGSMALKAAKDKCKPVLLEPIMKVEVTVPEEYMGDVMGDLNSRRGRIEGMDNRHGAQIIRAKVPLSEMFGYSTTLRSRTQGRGVYSMEISHYEEVPKSIAEEIIAKGKGA, from the coding sequence ATGGCTAGAGAGTTCTCCTTAAAAAACACGCGTAATATCGGGATTATGGCTCATATTGATGCTGGTAAAACGACTACGACAGAGCGTATTCTGTACTACACAGGCCGAGTTCATAAAATCGGAGAGGTGCACGAAGGTGCAGCGACGATGGACTGGATGGAGCAAGAGCAAGAGCGCGGGATTACGATTACTTCCGCTGCTACAACTGCTCAGTGGGCTGGTCACCGCATCAATATTATCGATACCCCAGGACACGTTGACTTTACTGTTGAGGTAGAACGTTCCCTTCGCGTGTTGGATGGAGCAGTTGGTGTATTTAGTGCGAAAGAAGGCGTTGAGCCTCAGTCCGAAACAGTTTGGAGACAAGCTGACCGTTATGGTGTTCCTCGGATCGCGTACGTAAACAAAATGGACATTATCGGCGCTGACTTCTTGGGCGTTGTTGATTCCATGCGTCAAAAACTTGGTGCAAATGCCGTAGCTATTCAACTTCCGATCGGTGCTGAGAATGAGTTCAAAGGCATCATCGACTTGGTTGAAGAAGTTGCGTATATGTACAAAGATGATCTTGGTAAGGACATCGAGAAAGTTGAAGTTCCAGCCGAGTTCAAAGACAAAGTAGCAGAACTGAGATTGGAACTTGTCGAGAAAGTTGCTGAGCTTGATGAAGAGCTTACAATGAAATATCTCGAAGGTGAAGAGCTGTCGATTGCTGAAATCAAAGCTGCTCTGCGCAAAGGTGTATGTGAAGTGAAAATCTTCCCAGTAATCGCCGGTTCCTCTTACAGAAACAAAGGTGTTCAATTAATGCTTGATGCAGTAATTGACTACTTGCCTGCTCCGGTTGATGTACCTGATATTAAAGGTGTACTTGACGATGGTACTGAAGTGGTTCGTAAGTCCGCAGACGATCAGCCTTTTGCGGCACTTGCATTCAAAATCATGACAGACCCATTCGTTGGTCGTCTTACATTCTTCCGCGTTTACTCTGGCGTGTTGAGCTCCGGTTCCTACGTACTTAATGCTACAAAAGGCAAACGCGAACGTGTTGGTCGTATCCTGCAAATGCATGCGAACAGCCGTCAAGAAATTAGTGAAGTGTACTCCGGTGATATCGCGGCAGCGGTTGGATTGAAAGATACAACTACTGGCGATACGCTTTGTGATGAGAAGAACCCAGTTATCCTTGAGTCGATGAACTTCCCTGAGCCGGTTATTCAGCTTGCTGTAGAACCGAAAACGAAGGCTGACCAAGATAAAATGGGTATCGCTCTACAAAAGCTTGCCGAAGAGGATCCTACTTTCCGTGCTCACACAGACGAAGAGACAGGTCAAACAATCATCGCAGGTATGGGTGAACTTCACCTTGAAATCCTCGTTGATCGTATGCTTCGCGAGTTTAAAGTTGAAACTAATGTTGGTAAACCGCAAGTTGCTTATCGTGAAACATTCCGTGCAGCAGCTAAAGTTGAAGGTAAATTCGTTCGCCAATCCGGTGGTCGTGGTCAATACGGTCATTGTTGGGTTGAGTTCGAACCTCAAGAAGCTGGCGTAGGCTTTGTTTTCGAAAGCAAAATCGTGGGTGGTTCAATTCCAAGAGAATACATCGCTCCGATTCAAGCGGGTATCGAAGAATCTATGAAGAACGGGGTTCTTGCTGGATTCCCTCTCGTAGATATCAAAGCAACAGTTGTCGATGGTTCCTACCACGATGTTGACTCCAACGAAATGGCGTTCAAAATCGCAGGATCCATGGCGCTTAAAGCTGCCAAAGACAAGTGTAAACCGGTTCTTCTTGAACCAATCATGAAAGTGGAAGTTACTGTGCCTGAAGAGTACATGGGCGACGTTATGGGCGACCTTAACTCCCGTCGTGGACGTATTGAAGGTATGGATAACCGTCACGGAGCACAAATCATCCGCGCTAAAGTGCCTTTGTCCGAAATGTTTGGATACTCCACAACACTTCGTTCCAGAACACAAGGCCGTGGTGTTTACTCCATGGAAATCTCCCACTATGAAGAAGTACCTAAGTCCATTGCGGAAGAAATTATCGCAAAAGGCAAAGGCGCTTAA